From the genome of Miscanthus floridulus cultivar M001 chromosome 10, ASM1932011v1, whole genome shotgun sequence, one region includes:
- the LOC136487199 gene encoding L-type lectin-domain containing receptor kinase IX.1-like produces MACASSSGPLYSPAFMWLFYCFFVLCLHVHSSSSVSFSYNFSNSTDDPCGLDIVCHPDAEFVRSRGIELTTNLLSELINNRTGRVWYKYPVPLWDEDSGEAASFTTSFSFNITPTNFSQYQQCHNWSSRTGDGMAFFLAPWPSNLSSGGGVLPNADTTFGGYLYLFNSSNYLDATGDGRVVAVEFDTFSGGNNWWDNSSSQHIGIDINSIRSVTTTDTTGMKNLTSPYTKAAMISYNNLTKKLAVDLHINGTPYRVNANVNLTESLPKTVAVGFSASTGTCVELHELLSWSFNSTLQGPKAKVLKPGPSAKLLLRVLVPVASLLVCAAGVGLLIWREMRPRNAQPRQQGADSEESDEPNNGEVAAAFEMTVAGPRRYNYRDLAAATGGFAEENLLGRGGFGSVYQGSLPSTSNEDEIQGQQQVAIKKFSSESSSQSRKEFEAEVMIIGRLRHRNLVRLLGWCDSRRGLLLVYELMPEGSLDKHIHSADRILNWPERYKIILGLGSALHYLHRDWDQRVVHGDIKPSNIMLDSSYNAKLGDFGLARLGDHGTGPQTTDLVKGTMGYIDPEFVNTHRRSTESDIYSFGVVLLEIVSGRPPVDRWDPSFSLLKWVETLYCQAVGRILDAADARLRGDEAHDRQIERALLVGLWCTHRDPEQRPSIAEAMQALQSEEWKLPALSLHMYSKLWTSPSAGIVASTGVDSGVSGSSFSSGVRSADTAGTTTGSSN; encoded by the exons ATGGCTTGCGCGAGCTCATCAGGCCCCTTATATTCTCCCGCTTTCATGTGGCTCTTCTACTGCTTCTTCGTGCTATGCCTGCACGTACATTCATCGTCATCGGTTTCATTCAGCTACAACTTCAGCAACTCAACTGATGACCCCTGCGGTCTCGACATCGTGTGCCATCCCGACGCCGAGTTCGTGAGAAGCAGAGGTATCGAGCTGACAACGAACCTCCTATCCGAGTTAATTAACAACCGCACAGGTCGAGTGTGGTACAAGTATCCAGTGCCGCTGTGGGATGAAGACAGCGGCGAGGCGGCAAGCTTCACCACTAGTTTCTCCTTCAACATCACCCCGACGAACTTCAGCCAGTACCAGCAGTGCCACAACTGGTCATCTCGAACGGGCGACGGGATGGCCTTCTTCCTTGCGCCTTGGCCTTCTAAcctgagcagcggcggcggcgtcctgcCCAATGCAGACACAACGTTTGGCGGGTACCTCTACCTCTTCAACAGCAGCAACTATTTGGATGCGACGGGTGACGGTCGGGTTGTTGCCGTTGAGTTCGACACGTTCTCTGGCGGTAACAACTGGTGGGACAACAGCTCCAGCCAGCACATCGGCATTGATATCAACTCCATCAGGTCCGTGACGACCACAGATACAACGGGGATGAAAAATCTCACGTCCCCCTACACCAAGGCCGCCATGATCAGCTACAACAACTTGACCAAGAAGTTAGCCGTCGACCTGCATATCAACGGCACCCCATACCGCGTCAACGCGAACGTCAACCTTACAGAAAGCTTGCCGAAGACAGTGGCCGTCGGCTTCTCTGCATCAACCGGAACCTGCGTCGAGCTACACGAGCTCCTGTCTTGGTCCTTCAACTCCACACTCCAAGGACCCAAGGCGAAGGTGCTCAAACCGGGGCCATCAGCGAAACTACTACTCCGGGTACTAGTTCCTGTAGCATCTCTCCTTGTTTGTGCTGCAGGTGTGGGTCTTCTCATATGGAGAGAGATGCGTCCAAGAAATGCCCAGCCACGACAACAAGGGGCCGACAGCGAGGAATCCGATGAGCCAAACAACGGTGAGGTGGCTGCAGCCTTCGAAATGACCGTGGCTGGGCCAAGACGTTACAACTACCGTGATCTCGCCGCTGCAACCGGTGGATTTGCGGAGGAGAATTTACTCGGGCGAGGGGGATTTGGCAGCGTGTACCAGGGCAGCCTCCCCAGTACTTCTAACGAGGATGAGATCCAAGGACAGCAGCAGGTAGCCATCAAGAAGTTCTCCTCAGAGTCATCGTCTCAGAGCCGGAAAGAGTTCGAGGCTGAGGTAATGATCATAGGCCGTCTTAGGCATCGCAACCTTGTGCGGCTGCTAGGCTGGTGTGATAGCCGCAGAGGTCTCTTGCTTGTCTACGAGCTCATGCCCGAAGGAAGCCTGGATAAACACATCCATAGCGCGGACAGAATCTTAAATTGGCCCGAGAG GTACAAGATCATTTTGGGATTAGGCTCAGCGCTGCACTACCTTCACCGAGACTGGGACCAACGCGTTGTGCACGGTGACATCAAGCCGAGCAATATCATGCTTGACTCGTCCTACAACGCCAAGCTGGGAGACTTCGGTCTCGCACGCCTCGGTGACCATGGCACCGGCCCACAGACGACGGACCTGGTGAAGGGAACCATGGGGTACATCGATCCAGAGTTCGTCAACACGCACCGCCGAAGCACCGAGTCAGACATCTACAGCTTCGGCGTCGTCCTGCTGGAGATCGTCTCCGGCCGGCCACCCGTGGACCGCTGGGATCCATCTTTCTCCCTGCTCAAGTGGGTAGAGACCTTGTATTGCCAAGCCGTTGGCCGCATCCTGGACGCAGCTGACGCACGGCTGCGGGGAGACGAAGCCCACGACCGGCAGATAGAGCGCGCTCTGCTCGTGGGGCTCTGGTGCACGCACCGGGACCCCGAGCAGCGCCCATCCATTGCGGAGGCCATGCAGGCCCTGCAGTCCGAGGAGTGGAAGCTGCCGGCGCTCTCGTTACACATGTACAGCAAGCTGTGGACGTCGCCATCTGCTGGCATCGTTGCCTCCACGGGCGTCGACTCTGGTGTCTCCGGCAGCTCCTTCTCTAGCGGCGTCCGCTCGGCAGACACCGCTGGGACGACGACAGGCTCGTCTAATTAA